In one window of Chryseobacterium sp. JV274 DNA:
- a CDS encoding helix-turn-helix domain-containing protein — protein MQEIIQVQTISEFHRLYNLPKPLHPLISLVDYAEMYNGVTVKCWSQSFYSIALKNNVLGKFNYGQLPYDFDEGLMSFFAPGQILNITFNDKLPKQKPSGWILLIHPDFLWNTTLAKTIKGYEYFGYAINEALFLSEREEHSMSILLDSILEEYSKNMDDFSKRIIISQIELLLNYADRYYKRQFITRERSNHELLIRFEELLEQYFNETNDRERVLPTVQYFSEKLNKTPDYLSSVLKNTTGSNASQHIQLKIIEVAKLKLSTTTLTVSEIAYNLGFEQPQSLSKLFKKVTHQTPLEFRSLYQRRT, from the coding sequence ATGCAGGAAATCATTCAAGTCCAAACCATTAGTGAATTTCATCGTCTGTATAATTTACCTAAGCCTTTACATCCATTGATCAGCTTGGTGGATTATGCGGAAATGTATAATGGGGTAACAGTTAAGTGCTGGTCACAATCATTCTACTCCATTGCATTAAAGAACAATGTACTGGGAAAGTTTAATTATGGGCAGTTGCCTTATGACTTCGATGAAGGCCTGATGTCATTTTTTGCACCGGGACAGATCCTGAATATCACATTCAACGACAAATTACCCAAACAGAAACCATCGGGATGGATACTGCTTATTCATCCCGATTTTTTATGGAATACCACGCTGGCTAAAACAATAAAGGGATATGAATATTTCGGATATGCCATTAATGAGGCGCTTTTTCTTTCCGAAAGAGAGGAGCACAGTATGAGCATCCTATTAGACAGCATCCTCGAAGAATACAGCAAGAATATGGATGATTTCAGCAAAAGGATCATCATCTCCCAGATCGAACTCTTATTAAATTATGCAGATCGCTATTACAAAAGGCAGTTCATTACGCGAGAGCGTAGTAATCACGAATTACTCATCAGATTTGAAGAATTACTGGAGCAATATTTTAACGAAACAAACGATAGGGAGCGAGTACTTCCAACAGTGCAGTATTTTAGCGAAAAATTGAACAAAACCCCCGATTATCTGAGTAGCGTGCTAAAAAACACTACAGGCAGCAATGCCAGCCAACATATCCAGCTCAAAATTATAGAGGTGGCCAAACTCAAACTCTCTACTACCACACTTACCGTAAGCGAGATCGCCTATAACTTAGGATTTGAACAACCACAATCATTGAGCAAGCTATTCAAAAAGGTTACACACCAGACGCCGCTTGAATTCAGGAGTTTATATCAGCGGCGTACATAG
- a CDS encoding SDR family NAD(P)-dependent oxidoreductase, whose amino-acid sequence MNKNKIALVTGGSRGIGRDIALNLAKKGLDVIITYLSNERAANEVVEQIKSYGNKAAALQLDVAAYEAYAPFFSEKLLPLLNVNFENSQLDYLVNNAGAIAFSTFEDFTIDQFKEMIHIHLMAPFFISQHALHMMNDGGGIVNISTGLTRFTTPGFAAYASMKGGLEVLSRYQAKELGSRKIRVNSVAPGAIETDILGGAVRDNKDMNAALAAETALGRVGLPEDIGAVVAFLCTEEAYWINAQRIEVSGGSNL is encoded by the coding sequence ATGAACAAAAACAAAATTGCCTTAGTAACTGGCGGAAGCCGTGGAATTGGTCGGGATATAGCACTTAATCTAGCAAAAAAGGGCTTAGATGTCATCATCACCTACCTATCTAATGAAAGAGCAGCCAATGAGGTTGTGGAACAAATAAAATCATATGGTAATAAGGCAGCAGCTTTACAATTGGACGTTGCTGCCTATGAAGCTTATGCTCCTTTTTTTTCGGAGAAGTTGTTACCATTGTTAAATGTCAATTTCGAAAACTCCCAATTGGACTACCTGGTCAATAATGCAGGAGCTATTGCTTTTTCAACTTTTGAAGATTTCACCATCGATCAGTTTAAGGAGATGATACATATTCATCTGATGGCACCCTTCTTTATCTCCCAACATGCTTTGCATATGATGAACGACGGAGGTGGAATCGTGAACATTTCAACTGGACTGACGCGTTTTACCACACCGGGGTTTGCGGCATATGCCTCCATGAAAGGCGGACTTGAAGTACTTAGTAGATATCAGGCTAAAGAATTGGGATCACGAAAAATACGTGTAAATTCAGTGGCTCCGGGCGCTATCGAGACTGATATTTTAGGAGGTGCCGTGAGGGACAACAAAGACATGAATGCTGCACTGGCTGCTGAAACAGCCCTTGGACGAGTTGGTTTGCCTGAAGATATCGGTGCTGTAGTTGCTTTTCTCTGTACTGAAGAAGCCTATTGGATCAATGCTCAACGAATCGAAGTATCAGGTGGAAGTAACTTGTAA
- a CDS encoding NAD(P)H-dependent oxidoreductase, with protein MKVVIVFNHPYEGSFGNAILNSVTKGLKDANHEIDLMHLDNDRFNPVMSKADLKAFVDHKPVDPQVIDYNERLEKADHLIFIFPIWWDLMPAMTKGFVDRVLTPGVVYDHHPRGFGLVPLLKNLKGVTVITTMNKPKIMYSLLIGNLIKRAMIKSVFKTMGYKNLKWISYNMVKSVSQEKRVKWLTGIEARFLKIQ; from the coding sequence ATGAAAGTAGTAATAGTATTTAATCATCCTTACGAGGGAAGTTTTGGAAACGCAATTTTAAATTCCGTTACCAAGGGGCTTAAAGACGCAAATCATGAAATTGACCTGATGCATCTTGATAATGATAGATTTAATCCTGTAATGTCAAAAGCAGATTTAAAAGCATTTGTGGATCACAAACCTGTGGATCCACAGGTAATAGACTATAACGAACGTCTGGAAAAAGCAGACCACCTGATTTTTATTTTTCCTATCTGGTGGGATTTGATGCCCGCAATGACAAAAGGATTTGTTGATAGGGTTCTTACTCCGGGAGTTGTGTATGATCACCATCCAAGGGGATTTGGTTTAGTACCCCTTTTAAAAAACTTAAAAGGGGTGACAGTCATCACAACCATGAATAAACCCAAAATAATGTATTCCCTGCTTATTGGCAACTTAATAAAGAGAGCAATGATAAAAAGTGTATTCAAGACTATGGGTTACAAAAATCTTAAATGGATCAGCTATAACATGGTAAAATCAGTCAGTCAGGAAAAAAGGGTGAAATGGTTAACTGGTATTGAAGCCAGATTTTTAAAGATTCAATAA
- a CDS encoding beta-carotene 15,15'-monooxygenase, which produces MYMQAKNVLMVRKIPFFKKWIPEWLVKIILFMMTLPGITIFFLPLANINAAAGYYGCEPADIQFSVALFYAGYVGFYSLERRFFSFLAAKEYFLLFMTLQIMACLICYYTNEIHILFPIRFIQGMLFACNVNLSLSLIFTRLSSERGREISFSVFFGILICALPFNNLITADLIDSYNFNNIYKGAVFLYFPGFIFLAITMRHYRINSRFPLYKLDWESFAMFSTLLILIGYITVFGQEYYWLEDNRILGSTIGIGALLVLLVLRQMFKKRPYINLSVFRYRNFTIGLVILFIMYICRFASGITNSYFISVLHFDPFYLSYINIFNLLGLITGIIIACCLVLQKKNIRSIWVPGFFTLLMFHAVMYFSFDVQADEYNYFIPLFIQGLGVGLIMVPTIIYIISSVPLQIGPSAAATALAIRYLGFCASIALINYYELYEKSRHYNAFQDRLSAIDPSIKDFLHRQTTKLSGKGMLGDHAVKGAEKLLRESVNLQNQVRFAMDYYEMMVWMLSITLLLILLFPYLNRTVLYLKSKRLSPA; this is translated from the coding sequence ATGTATATGCAGGCAAAAAACGTTCTAATGGTTAGAAAGATTCCTTTTTTTAAAAAATGGATTCCGGAATGGCTTGTAAAAATTATTCTTTTTATGATGACACTCCCAGGAATCACTATATTTTTTCTCCCTTTAGCGAATATAAATGCAGCAGCAGGATATTACGGTTGTGAACCTGCAGATATTCAGTTTTCTGTTGCATTGTTTTATGCGGGATATGTTGGATTTTACAGTCTCGAAAGAAGGTTTTTTAGCTTTCTTGCTGCAAAAGAATATTTTCTCTTGTTTATGACACTTCAGATCATGGCATGCCTCATCTGTTATTATACGAATGAGATTCATATTCTTTTTCCAATACGTTTTATTCAAGGAATGCTGTTCGCCTGTAACGTAAATTTATCTCTGAGTTTAATATTTACCAGATTGAGCAGTGAAAGAGGCCGGGAGATTAGCTTCTCAGTATTCTTTGGAATTCTAATATGTGCATTGCCATTTAATAATTTGATTACTGCGGATCTTATTGACTCTTATAATTTTAACAATATCTATAAAGGTGCAGTGTTTTTATATTTTCCAGGATTTATTTTCTTGGCAATAACAATGAGACATTACCGTATCAATTCGAGATTTCCACTTTATAAATTAGATTGGGAAAGCTTTGCCATGTTCAGTACATTGCTCATACTAATCGGATATATTACAGTTTTTGGACAAGAATATTACTGGCTGGAAGATAACCGTATTTTAGGAAGTACAATTGGAATTGGAGCATTACTGGTACTGTTAGTACTCCGTCAAATGTTTAAAAAAAGACCATATATAAACTTAAGTGTTTTCAGATATAGAAACTTTACTATAGGTCTTGTCATTCTTTTTATAATGTATATCTGTCGTTTTGCCTCAGGAATTACGAATAGTTACTTTATTTCCGTTCTTCATTTTGATCCGTTTTATCTTTCTTACATCAATATCTTTAATCTTTTAGGACTTATTACGGGAATTATTATCGCCTGTTGTCTGGTTTTGCAGAAAAAAAATATCAGAAGTATTTGGGTGCCCGGTTTCTTTACCTTGTTGATGTTTCATGCAGTAATGTATTTTTCATTTGATGTACAGGCTGACGAATATAACTATTTTATTCCCTTGTTTATCCAAGGGTTAGGAGTTGGTCTCATTATGGTCCCTACCATCATTTACATTATCTCTTCGGTACCACTACAGATTGGCCCATCTGCAGCAGCCACAGCATTGGCTATTCGTTATTTAGGTTTTTGCGCAAGTATTGCATTGATCAATTACTATGAATTATATGAAAAGAGCAGGCATTACAACGCTTTTCAAGATCGTTTAAGTGCTATAGATCCGTCAATAAAAGACTTCCTGCATCGACAGACCACTAAGCTTAGTGGAAAAGGAATGCTTGGAGATCATGCCGTCAAAGGAGCTGAAAAATTGTTGAGAGAGAGTGTGAATTTACAGAATCAAGTAAGATTTGCAATGGATTATTATGAAATGATGGTCTGGATGCTTTCAATAACATTGCTGCTGATTCTTCTTTTTCCTTATCTCAATCGTACAGTGCTTTACCTGAAATCGAAACGTTTATCACCAGCATAA
- a CDS encoding HlyD family secretion protein: MKKKYTPTDKLITKITGWVSGLVVAALAIWGIFTLLNFYKYEQTNDAQVQEYVNPVISRAGGFIVDVKFEENQEVKKGDTLLIIDNREYVLQQEQTQAALQRARAQIKVLESTTGTMEKEAASAQAKVEANKAKVWKQELDYKRYQSLYNEESATKQRLEDVKAGLDVNNSEYQASQNTYAAFKSKINDIQAEKTVVHAEITKLEALLNRHKLDVSYTVIVSPYDGRMGRRTVEVGQMIDAGETLAFIVNNETDKWVVANYKETQIKDMRIGDHVKIVADSYPDREFRGTIISLSPATGSSFSLLPPDNSTGNYVKIVQRIPVRIKIDGKRKDINVLKVGMNVNVYAGKKRSNG, translated from the coding sequence ATGAAAAAGAAATATACTCCTACAGACAAATTAATTACCAAAATAACAGGATGGGTTTCAGGTCTCGTTGTTGCTGCACTTGCTATTTGGGGAATCTTTACCCTTTTAAATTTTTACAAATACGAACAGACCAATGATGCTCAGGTTCAGGAATATGTAAATCCCGTTATTTCGAGGGCTGGTGGATTTATCGTTGATGTAAAGTTCGAGGAAAATCAGGAAGTGAAAAAGGGAGACACTCTCTTAATTATTGATAACCGTGAATATGTATTGCAGCAAGAACAAACACAGGCTGCCCTTCAAAGGGCTCGCGCTCAAATAAAAGTATTGGAAAGTACTACTGGGACGATGGAAAAAGAGGCTGCTTCAGCACAAGCTAAAGTAGAAGCTAACAAGGCAAAAGTATGGAAGCAAGAACTTGATTATAAAAGATATCAGAGCCTCTACAATGAAGAGTCAGCTACAAAACAACGTCTCGAAGATGTAAAAGCAGGATTGGACGTAAACAACAGCGAATATCAAGCTTCCCAGAATACTTACGCAGCGTTCAAATCAAAAATAAACGATATTCAAGCAGAGAAAACTGTTGTACATGCGGAAATAACAAAGCTCGAGGCACTTTTAAACCGTCATAAACTGGATGTCTCTTATACCGTTATTGTGTCGCCTTACGACGGACGAATGGGGCGTAGAACTGTTGAAGTAGGACAGATGATTGATGCTGGTGAAACATTAGCTTTTATTGTGAACAACGAAACTGACAAATGGGTAGTTGCTAATTATAAAGAAACCCAGATTAAAGATATGCGCATCGGTGACCATGTTAAAATTGTAGCAGACTCTTATCCTGACAGGGAGTTTAGGGGAACTATTATTTCTCTTTCTCCTGCTACAGGCTCCAGTTTTTCGTTATTACCTCCTGATAACTCTACAGGAAATTATGTGAAGATTGTACAGCGTATTCCAGTAAGAATCAAAATAGATGGGAAAAGAAAAGATATTAATGTGCTAAAAGTAGGCATGAACGTCAATGTATATGCAGGCAAAAAACGTTCTAATGGTTAG
- a CDS encoding TolC family protein, which produces MKIYLIGLLIFGGSHVLLANAISPKSDTLRLTLKDAWQKAEENSRHIRIKNMEEEIANAELKDAKMERLPEIEVKGSAEKASNIPIYENGLFSKPSQHEIIHTLYKVGADFYLNIYNGNKLNLKIKENATLQKIREIQKKKAVSDIHYKTAALYLDLQKIFIFRDLIKKDIIDQKVQLKEIKSLYKNGVVLKSDLLRIELELSRREMALITIENDILIATQKLNIILGVPDEQIIIPEFPFSEWDKKATYDEYLTSALEHSFDYHVSEQHTELSMLKLKQVKANVTPKIGLYGEFYYANPQIFLFPYNPYWYSLGVVGVKASFSLSSLYHNPQKVKAAKIEFEKEEETHKDTEDKVRQQVKEAYLRYQEALKQIKVAEVNVIQAKENARIIKNTYFSQTSLVTDLLDADIQLLQTKFELESAKILAQNNYYLLQNIIGIL; this is translated from the coding sequence ATGAAAATCTATTTAATCGGACTACTAATATTTGGTGGTAGTCATGTCCTGTTAGCCAACGCAATCAGTCCCAAAAGCGATACTCTTAGACTAACTTTAAAAGATGCATGGCAAAAAGCTGAAGAGAATAGCCGCCATATAAGAATAAAAAATATGGAAGAAGAAATTGCTAATGCTGAACTAAAGGATGCAAAAATGGAACGCCTTCCGGAAATTGAAGTAAAAGGATCTGCTGAAAAGGCTTCTAATATCCCCATCTATGAAAATGGCCTTTTTTCTAAGCCATCACAACATGAGATAATCCACACACTTTATAAAGTTGGTGCAGATTTCTACTTGAACATTTATAATGGAAACAAGCTGAACCTTAAAATTAAAGAAAATGCAACACTACAGAAGATAAGAGAAATTCAGAAGAAAAAGGCAGTTTCTGATATTCATTATAAAACAGCGGCATTATACCTTGATCTTCAAAAAATATTTATTTTCAGAGATTTAATTAAGAAGGATATTATTGATCAGAAAGTGCAACTAAAAGAAATAAAATCACTTTATAAAAACGGTGTTGTTTTGAAAAGTGATTTGCTGAGAATTGAACTTGAACTTTCCCGTCGGGAAATGGCTCTTATTACTATAGAAAATGATATTCTCATAGCCACCCAAAAACTCAATATTATTTTGGGAGTTCCCGACGAACAGATTATAATCCCCGAATTTCCATTTAGTGAATGGGATAAAAAAGCTACCTATGATGAGTATCTGACCAGCGCCTTAGAACATTCTTTTGACTATCATGTTTCAGAACAGCACACAGAGCTCAGCATGCTAAAACTTAAGCAAGTAAAAGCAAATGTTACTCCCAAGATCGGTTTATACGGAGAATTTTATTATGCCAATCCGCAGATTTTCCTTTTCCCCTATAATCCATATTGGTATTCTTTGGGAGTTGTTGGTGTAAAAGCATCGTTTTCTTTGTCATCCCTTTATCACAACCCTCAAAAAGTAAAAGCTGCAAAAATTGAATTTGAGAAAGAAGAAGAAACTCATAAAGATACTGAAGATAAAGTAAGACAGCAGGTAAAGGAAGCTTACCTGAGATATCAGGAAGCATTGAAACAGATTAAGGTGGCTGAAGTAAATGTTATACAAGCTAAAGAGAATGCAAGGATTATTAAAAATACGTACTTCAGCCAAACATCGCTGGTTACAGATCTACTGGATGCAGACATTCAGTTATTACAAACAAAATTTGAGCTGGAATCGGCTAAGATCCTTGCACAAAACAATTATTACTTATTACAAAATATCATAGGGATTTTATAA
- a CDS encoding helix-turn-helix domain-containing protein — MGLIAALPDIDKYDNSVFVMHEASEKLIPFHKHTKGQLSYVEGGIAYITIDNRTYVVPARHFFWIPQGLEHILQIGHSATVLRSLYFYAHDDFSNSFFNRLGIYPASELLIQMIKYTEIWDERHVTSMDENFEFLIALKKILPETHKQPLPIILPATQNKQMMRIVNYLENTIEEKHSLTSISKKFGLSERSLSRLFKTDMDISFLQYLKTLRIIKAIELLLNTNKSINEIADEVGYSSISSFSDTFREFTRSRPTDLRKVDVKTHK; from the coding sequence ATGGGACTTATTGCAGCTCTTCCAGACATTGATAAATATGATAATAGTGTATTTGTAATGCATGAAGCATCAGAAAAACTCATCCCTTTTCATAAACACACGAAAGGACAGCTTAGTTACGTGGAGGGAGGGATTGCATATATTACTATTGATAATCGTACTTATGTTGTCCCTGCAAGACATTTTTTTTGGATTCCCCAAGGTTTAGAACATATTCTTCAGATTGGTCATTCTGCCACCGTGCTGCGATCGCTATATTTTTACGCTCACGATGATTTTTCCAATTCTTTTTTCAATCGACTTGGTATTTACCCTGCTTCTGAACTCCTGATACAAATGATTAAATATACCGAAATTTGGGACGAAAGACACGTAACTTCTATGGATGAAAATTTCGAGTTTTTAATAGCGTTGAAGAAAATTCTCCCAGAGACCCATAAGCAACCTTTACCTATCATTCTTCCTGCTACCCAGAACAAACAAATGATGAGAATTGTTAATTATCTTGAAAATACTATAGAAGAAAAGCATAGCCTTACTAGTATAAGTAAAAAGTTTGGGTTGAGTGAACGTTCTCTTTCACGCCTTTTTAAGACCGATATGGATATTTCTTTTCTTCAATATCTGAAAACGCTAAGGATTATTAAAGCTATCGAACTGCTTCTGAATACAAACAAATCAATTAACGAAATTGCAGATGAGGTGGGGTACAGTTCAATCAGTTCGTTCAGTGATACTTTTCGTGAGTTTACAAGATCTAGGCCCACCGATTTGAGAAAAGTCGATGTTAAAACGCATAAATAA
- a CDS encoding sigma-70 family RNA polymerase sigma factor — MDQFGQLTEVEIINRILKGEKPLYEIIVQRFNSSLYKIGRSYNYNHEDTQDLMQDTYIDAYKNLDQFEKRAGFKTWIIRIMLNNCYRKKQKFSYKNEFANEIINENETPMFSNSMTDIQKEIHSRELGHIIENSLSQIPEDYRIVFSLREINGLNISETSALLNISQTNVKVRLNRAKTMLRIAVEKSYTAEELFDFNLSYCNPFSKKVMLEINRL, encoded by the coding sequence ATGGATCAATTCGGTCAATTAACAGAAGTTGAAATTATCAACCGTATTTTAAAAGGAGAAAAACCTCTTTATGAAATTATTGTACAACGTTTTAATTCCTCTTTATACAAAATTGGAAGGTCATATAATTACAATCATGAAGATACACAGGATTTAATGCAGGATACCTATATTGATGCTTACAAAAATCTGGACCAATTCGAAAAACGCGCTGGTTTTAAGACCTGGATAATCAGAATAATGTTAAATAACTGCTATCGTAAAAAACAGAAATTCAGCTACAAAAATGAATTTGCGAATGAGATTATTAATGAAAATGAAACGCCTATGTTCAGCAATTCAATGACCGACATACAAAAAGAAATTCACAGTCGCGAATTGGGGCACATCATTGAGAATTCTCTGTCTCAAATACCTGAAGATTATCGAATTGTATTTTCCTTAAGAGAAATAAACGGATTAAATATCTCTGAAACATCTGCGCTTCTCAACATCAGTCAAACAAATGTCAAAGTCCGTCTAAACAGAGCTAAAACTATGCTGAGAATTGCAGTTGAAAAATCTTACACAGCAGAGGAGCTTTTTGACTTCAATCTGTCTTATTGTAACCCTTTTAGCAAAAAAGTGATGCTTGAGATTAATCGACTATAA
- a CDS encoding group III truncated hemoglobin: MKSSIQDFDDIKLLVDSFYSEVQRDLLIGGIFVGAIKDWTKHLEKMYTFWQTVLLGEHTYNGSPFPPHAQMRLDGSHFQRWLSIWSATIDKHFEGEIAEEAKWRAEKMARLFLIKIESSNHQ, translated from the coding sequence ATGAAAAGCAGCATTCAAGACTTTGATGACATTAAACTTTTGGTGGATTCTTTTTATAGTGAAGTTCAACGAGATCTATTGATTGGTGGTATTTTTGTAGGTGCGATAAAAGACTGGACAAAACATTTGGAAAAAATGTATACTTTCTGGCAAACAGTTTTACTTGGCGAACATACATATAATGGAAGCCCATTCCCTCCGCACGCACAAATGCGGCTTGATGGAAGTCATTTTCAGCGTTGGCTGAGCATCTGGTCTGCGACAATAGATAAACATTTTGAAGGTGAGATCGCCGAAGAAGCTAAATGGAGAGCCGAAAAAATGGCTAGGCTCTTTCTGATAAAAATTGAATCCAGCAATCACCAATGA
- a CDS encoding cupin domain-containing protein — translation MIKIASILTDIQYGETNPLISVLINTLHTKEIRIVFKKGQEMTSHKAAYPIVVTVIDGSIDFGVDSERLNLEKGMIIALEANMLHDLKATKDSIVLLSMNKSVTGKH, via the coding sequence ATGATTAAGATAGCTTCAATTTTAACAGACATTCAATACGGCGAGACTAATCCTTTAATCAGTGTACTTATCAATACTTTACATACCAAAGAGATAAGGATTGTTTTTAAGAAGGGTCAGGAAATGACTTCGCATAAAGCAGCATATCCGATTGTGGTCACTGTTATTGATGGTAGTATTGACTTCGGGGTAGATTCTGAGCGACTTAACTTGGAAAAAGGCATGATAATAGCTTTGGAAGCGAATATGCTACATGATCTAAAAGCAACAAAAGATAGTATAGTACTGTTATCAATGAATAAATCGGTCACGGGTAAACATTGA
- a CDS encoding RrF2 family transcriptional regulator — MGFFSKTCEYAIRAVLYIASQSQEGKRVGIKEIAENINSPEYFLGKILQRLSREGIILSVKGPNGGFYLDANGLNRPIADIVITLEGDEIFTGCGMGLSYCSESNPCPLHNEFKKIRNQITYMLHKSTIGAFNKELLDGTLTLNK, encoded by the coding sequence ATGGGATTCTTTTCTAAAACTTGCGAATATGCCATAAGAGCTGTTCTTTATATTGCCAGCCAATCTCAAGAGGGAAAGCGTGTAGGAATTAAAGAAATTGCGGAAAACATTAATTCTCCTGAATATTTTCTTGGTAAGATACTTCAGAGACTTAGTCGTGAAGGTATCATATTATCTGTCAAAGGCCCAAATGGGGGATTCTACCTTGATGCAAACGGGTTGAACCGGCCTATAGCAGATATTGTAATAACTCTAGAAGGTGATGAAATATTTACAGGCTGCGGAATGGGACTCAGTTACTGCTCCGAAAGCAACCCTTGTCCATTGCATAATGAATTTAAAAAAATTCGTAATCAGATAACTTATATGCTACATAAAAGTACTATTGGTGCTTTCAATAAAGAATTACTGGACGGTACATTGACTTTAAACAAATAA
- the hmpA gene encoding NO-inducible flavohemoprotein translates to MTSEQKQLVKDTVPVLKEHGVLLTSHFYARMFQYNPELKNIFNMGNQQNSKQQTALAMAVLAYAEHIEDPSVLLPMVDGIGQKHTSLDIRPEHYDIVGRHLIASIKEVLGVAASVELLDAWTVAYNQLASLMSGREKALYKKHTEQKGGWSGWRPFVVKQKVVESTEITSFYLYPADGGSVESHLPGQYISLRLFLPELQLLQPRQYSISCRSNSEYYRISVKKEVGSKHPDGMISNRLHNHITEGSIVELSAPAGTFILNESTLAHKVFISGGVGQTPLLSMIENLTNEADETKVSITWIHGCRNEAVHAFKDKITELSNFYSNINQHVFYEQSNELQKNKYKGWVDLEVLKETVLDHKAEYYICGPALFIKKHYNFLVENGVQKSAIYFEEFGPASLHLN, encoded by the coding sequence ATGACAAGCGAACAAAAACAATTAGTAAAAGATACCGTACCTGTATTGAAAGAGCATGGTGTTTTATTAACTTCACATTTCTACGCTCGTATGTTTCAGTACAACCCGGAATTGAAAAATATATTCAACATGGGAAATCAGCAGAACAGCAAGCAACAAACAGCACTTGCCATGGCAGTATTAGCGTATGCAGAGCACATTGAAGACCCATCTGTGCTGTTGCCGATGGTGGATGGTATCGGTCAGAAGCATACCAGCCTTGATATTCGTCCGGAACATTATGACATTGTAGGTCGGCATCTAATAGCATCAATTAAGGAAGTACTCGGCGTAGCTGCGAGCGTGGAATTATTAGACGCCTGGACAGTAGCATATAACCAATTGGCGTCTTTGATGAGCGGCCGGGAAAAAGCTTTATATAAAAAGCATACCGAACAAAAAGGTGGTTGGAGCGGCTGGAGGCCTTTTGTAGTTAAACAAAAAGTTGTGGAATCAACTGAAATAACGTCTTTTTATCTTTATCCTGCTGATGGGGGATCAGTAGAAAGTCATTTACCTGGTCAGTATATTAGTTTACGTTTATTCCTACCAGAGCTTCAATTATTACAACCGCGTCAATATAGTATTTCGTGTAGGTCCAATAGCGAATATTATCGAATATCGGTCAAAAAAGAAGTGGGTAGCAAACATCCGGACGGTATGATTAGTAATCGTCTCCATAACCACATTACAGAAGGAAGTATTGTTGAACTTTCTGCTCCGGCAGGTACCTTTATATTGAATGAATCGACCTTAGCACATAAAGTATTCATTAGCGGGGGTGTTGGACAGACGCCGCTTTTGTCGATGATAGAAAATCTAACCAACGAGGCGGATGAAACCAAAGTATCTATTACTTGGATACATGGTTGTAGAAATGAGGCAGTGCATGCATTCAAAGACAAGATTACTGAATTATCGAATTTCTATTCGAATATCAACCAGCACGTCTTTTATGAGCAATCGAATGAACTACAAAAAAACAAGTATAAGGGCTGGGTAGACCTGGAAGTATTAAAAGAAACAGTACTTGATCATAAAGCAGAATATTATATCTGTGGTCCAGCTTTATTCATTAAAAAACATTATAATTTTCTTGTAGAGAATGGGGTTCAGAAATCTGCAATTTATTTTGAAGAATTCGGTCCGGCTTCGTTGCATCTAAACTAG